A single Metarhizium brunneum chromosome 5, complete sequence DNA region contains:
- the Fuca2 gene encoding Plasma alpha-L-fucosidase: MTRNALFAKLLTCLPGVTALVNSVSQNSIPARAVNLDAHEFPTGLQINKPNITSKWIDGSDLVQIVEVYINNTDPTNYLTEADNLVVEVLSDSVDTVVRGTLKRLGPRQAAIVQIGIKNKPKAKAGSQCTGIIVANYGNKRGGKQATQPVSGTCGFIDYTATRSSVNPHLAPDWFNDLKYGIFIHWGPYSVPAYGNVGKNENYAEWYWSSMQYPNDKTQTYQYHLKTYGKDVNYDDFFANFTDRGFDPQEWVDLFSDAGAQYFVPTTKHHDGFALFNFSTAISKRSSIHYGPKRDIIKDLFAAAKKYQPHLRLGTYFSMPEWFNPAYKKYGFSAWPGGPPTNPYTKAEIPYTGYVEVKDFVKDIQLPQMRTLADEYGIDIMWCDITSKGNNATIFASEWLNSARKNKRQVTFNSRCGIPGDFDTPEYATNGETVTRKWEASRGMDPHSYGYNAQTPDSAYLTGEQIVHTLVDMVSKNGNFLLDIGPTGNGSIPQIMQNNLRDAGRWIKSHGESIFRTRFWTVKPGSDPFRYTTTKDAFYIHHIGKPSKTLDITDPVPYLPGDKVTVVGGRLNGKTVPALWNGVGSLKLTLGNDVLSGDRYIWTFKIQYN, translated from the exons ATGACTCGTAACGCTCTCTTCGCCAAATTGTTGACCTGTCTCCCAGGTGTGACTGCCTTGGTAAACTCTGTCTCGCAGAATAGCATCCCTGCCCGGGCTG TCAATTTAGATGCGCATGAATTTCCAACTGGGCTGCAGATAAACAAGCCGAACATCACCTCCAAATGGATCGATGGGAGTGACCTCGTGCAGATTGTAGAGGTTTATATCAATAACACAGACCCAACAAACTATTTGACAGAGGCAGACAACTTGGTTGTGGAAGTCCTGTCAGACTCAGTAGACACTGTCGTGCGTGGAACGCTCAAGCGCCTCGGCCCCAGACAAGCTGCTATCGTTCAAATTGGCATCAAGAATAAGCCAAAAGCAAAGGCGGGCTCCCAATGTACTGGAATTATTGTCGCCAATTACGGTAACAAGAGGGGAGGCAAGCAAGCTACGCAGCCCGTCTCTGGAACATGCGGCTTCATAGACTATACTGCAACGAGGTCCAGTGTCAACCCTCATCTCGCTCCAGATTGGTTCAATGACCTGAAGTATGGAATTTTTATACATTGGGGGCCTTATTCTGTGCCTGCCTATGGAAACGTGGGTAAAAATGAAAACTATGCAGAATG GTACTGGTCATCAATGCAGTATCCCAATGACAAGACCCAAACTTACCAGTATCACCTGAAGACATATGGCAAGGATGTCAACTATGACGACTTTTTTGCCAACTTCACTGACAGAGGCTTTGATCCTCAAGAATGGGTAGATTTGTTTTCCGATGCGGGTGCTCAGTATTTTGTGCCGACAACGA AGCACCATGATGGGTTTGCCTTGTTCAACTTCTCAACTGCAATTAGCAAGCGATCATCCATCCACTATGGCCCAAAAAGAGATATTATCAAGGACctttttgccgccgccaagaagtATCAGCCTCATCTCCGACTAG GCACATATTTTAGTATGCCCGAATGGTTCAACCCAGCATATAAGAAGTATGGATTCAGTGCTTGGCCAGGTGGCCCACCAACGAATCCTTACACAAAAGCAGAAATCCCCTACACCGGTTACGTAGAGGTCAAAGACTTCGTCAAGGACATTCAGCTCCCCCAGATGAGGACGTTGGCCGACGAATATGGTATCGATATCATGTGGTGTGACATCACGAGTAAAGGGAATAATGCGACAATATTTGCATCTGAATGGCTGAATTCGGCACGCAAGAATAAACGGCAGGTGACCTTTAACAGCCGCTGCGGAATACCTGGAGACTTCGACACTCCGGA ATATGCGACCAACGGAGAGACAGTCACACGAAAATGGGAAGCCAGTAGAGGCATGGATCCACATTCATACGGCTACAATGCCCAAACGCCAGACTCCGCCTATCTCACGGGTGAACAGATTGTGCACACCCTGGTTGATATGGTGAGTAAGAACGGCAATTTTCTCCTTGACATTGGACCTACAGGGAATGGATCCATTCCACAAATCATGCAGAACAACCTGCGAGATGCCGGCAGATGGATCAAGTCCCATGGAGAGAGTATCTTCAGGACACGATTCTGGACTGTCAAGCCGGGGTCTGATCCATTTCGTTATACGACCACGAAGGACGCTTTCTACATTCATCACATTGGAAAGCCATCTAAAACCCTGGACATCACTGACCCGGTCCCATATTTGCCGGGCGATAAAGTTACTGTCGTAGGCGGAAGACTGAACGGCAAGACTGTCCCCGCGTTGTGGAACGGGGTCGGCTCTCTAAAGCTCACTTTGGGAAATGATGTTCTTTCTGGGGATAGATACATCTGGACGTTCAAGATTCAGTACAATTAG